The Streptococcus toyakuensis genome has a window encoding:
- a CDS encoding galactofuranosyltransferase codes for MNYYLKEFYAEAKHAGSKARLDAEKIMLEAGYQPFSLNNDSNPITLTKNDVLVLQFPLLWDSLKKQILTRFLKNRTFKAYLLIHDIESLRNKKIRSFTDFKHSIIHFLQNKTVLEKVDGIIAHNEKMKSELVRLGIPEEKIVSLEIFDYLIPNYEEKKAYEKETILLAGNFDIRKTKYARQLPEKPDFSIYGINFEEENLPHNVHYQGAFSPDELSNHLHGGFGLVWDGDSPHTCSGMYGEYLKMNNPHKASLYLASGFPIIVWRQSALAEFVRKNHCGILVDSLFEIADCLNSIDEEDFQELIKNSKIVGEKLRNGYFLKTALEKCERNL; via the coding sequence ATGAATTATTACTTAAAAGAATTTTACGCAGAAGCCAAACATGCAGGATCTAAAGCAAGATTAGATGCTGAAAAAATAATGCTAGAAGCAGGATATCAACCTTTTTCCCTAAATAATGATTCAAATCCCATCACTTTGACAAAAAATGATGTGTTAGTTCTTCAATTTCCGTTATTATGGGATTCCTTAAAAAAACAAATTTTAACGAGATTTTTGAAAAATAGAACATTCAAAGCTTATTTGCTGATTCACGATATCGAGTCCTTGAGAAACAAAAAAATCAGGTCATTTACAGATTTTAAACATTCCATTATCCATTTTTTACAGAATAAAACAGTCCTTGAAAAAGTCGATGGTATTATCGCTCATAACGAAAAGATGAAAAGTGAACTTGTTCGATTGGGAATACCGGAAGAGAAGATTGTTTCCTTAGAGATATTTGATTATTTAATTCCAAATTATGAAGAGAAGAAAGCTTATGAAAAAGAAACTATTTTGTTAGCTGGAAATTTCGATATTCGGAAAACAAAATACGCAAGACAATTACCCGAAAAACCAGATTTTTCTATTTATGGCATTAACTTTGAAGAGGAGAATCTTCCTCACAACGTTCATTATCAAGGTGCTTTTTCTCCTGATGAACTTTCTAATCACTTGCATGGTGGTTTTGGCTTAGTCTGGGATGGAGATAGCCCCCATACTTGTAGTGGGATGTATGGAGAATATTTAAAGATGAATAACCCACATAAAGCCTCTTTATATTTAGCATCAGGTTTTCCAATCATCGTGTGGAGACAATCTGCTTTAGCTGAGTTTGTACGAAAAAACCATTGTGGAATACTTGTTGATTCATTATTTGAAATTGCAGATTGTTTAAACTCGATTGATGAAGAAGATTTTCAAGAGCTGATTAAAAATAGTAAAATAGTAGGAGAGAAACTTCGTAACGGATATTTTCTAAAAACAGCTTTAGAAAAATGTGAAAGGAATTTGTAG
- a CDS encoding glycosyltransferase family 2 protein yields the protein MFKYQHQTYTDIEVILVNDGSRDGSKEICERYCQQDSRFHLINQENKGLSGARNRGMTESKGELITFVDSDDVLKEDMLEQLIKQVTSDDIDIVECWYTNDQEELAIPSPENVKIIFQGNAQEALVSLCKDNIVRLNAVAKLFRRQVIVNFPFLEGLFYEDVYGGMGILKQIHKMVKIDYIGYYYRVRSGSIMNREFSLKNLDLFTICDKVEQLYEGNADSLPYVQRRLFHLVLMHLVDYRIFEGNPYQEKYVEYLNRYAKSSSRSFLMRAYRLFPQKIVFISRVVGAIQWRFEKYIVKRFWRGLK from the coding sequence ATGTTTAAATATCAACATCAAACTTATACCGATATAGAAGTGATCCTAGTCAATGATGGTTCAAGAGATGGCTCAAAAGAAATTTGTGAGCGCTATTGTCAACAAGATTCTCGTTTTCACTTAATCAATCAAGAAAATAAAGGATTAAGTGGCGCTCGTAATCGTGGTATGACTGAATCTAAAGGCGAATTGATCACTTTTGTAGACAGTGATGATGTTCTTAAAGAAGATATGTTGGAACAATTGATAAAACAGGTTACCTCAGATGATATTGATATTGTAGAGTGTTGGTATACGAATGATCAAGAAGAATTAGCAATCCCTTCACCAGAAAATGTAAAAATTATTTTTCAAGGAAATGCCCAAGAAGCTTTAGTCTCTTTATGTAAAGATAATATTGTCCGTTTGAATGCAGTTGCTAAACTTTTTCGAAGACAAGTGATTGTCAATTTTCCATTTTTAGAAGGTTTATTTTATGAAGATGTGTATGGCGGAATGGGAATCTTAAAACAGATACATAAAATGGTAAAAATTGATTATATAGGATACTATTATCGCGTGCGTTCTGGTAGTATTATGAATCGCGAATTTAGTTTGAAAAATTTGGATTTGTTTACGATTTGTGATAAAGTGGAGCAACTATATGAAGGAAATGCTGACTCACTCCCATACGTACAACGTCGCTTATTCCATTTAGTTTTGATGCACCTTGTCGACTATCGTATATTTGAGGGAAATCCCTATCAAGAAAAATATGTCGAGTACCTGAATCGTTACGCTAAAAGTTCAAGTCGCTCATTTTTAATGAGAGCCTATCGATTATTCCCTCAAAAGATTGTCTTCATTTCAAGAGTTGTTGGAGCCATTCAATGGAGATTTGAAAAATATATTGTAAAAAGATTTTGGAGAGGGTTGAAGTAG
- a CDS encoding glycosyltransferase family 2 protein translates to MISIIVPVYNVEEYLEECLESIRKQTYQDIEVILVNDGSTDGSQAICERYCQMDKRFRLINQKNQGQSVARNRGVKESLGEYIMFVDSDDVVSLGLLEQLMKYMSDGIDIVECNITEDIHCLNSEGKEIGVKELDSNEALYECFNHGVSWSPVAKLYRREIVEKVPFLENLIYEDFYTGIVSLKYIHKMRKINYIGYYYRYHTSSTMNQKYSEKNLDIFKVGEKLLEEFREDNWLPYVGNMLFLVGIGHFKKYNIRVGHPYYQLYIDEINKYAKIAKKSSDIFNSSKLLRWYSYSSKYFFSLYYPLYLRYLDIRKKWKI, encoded by the coding sequence ATGATTAGTATAATCGTTCCAGTTTATAACGTGGAAGAATATCTGGAAGAATGTCTAGAAAGTATTCGAAAGCAAACCTATCAAGATATAGAAGTCATTTTAGTCAATGATGGTTCTACAGATGGCTCACAAGCGATTTGTGAGCGTTATTGCCAAATGGATAAGCGTTTCCGATTGATCAATCAAAAAAACCAAGGTCAAAGCGTAGCCAGAAATCGTGGTGTGAAAGAATCCCTTGGCGAATACATCATGTTTGTCGATAGTGATGATGTTGTAAGTCTTGGTCTGTTAGAACAACTAATGAAGTATATGTCTGATGGAATTGATATTGTAGAATGTAATATAACCGAGGATATTCATTGTTTAAATTCCGAAGGAAAAGAAATTGGTGTTAAAGAATTAGATTCAAATGAAGCCTTATATGAATGTTTTAATCATGGAGTAAGTTGGAGTCCAGTCGCAAAACTCTATCGTCGTGAAATAGTGGAGAAAGTTCCGTTTTTAGAAAATTTAATTTATGAAGATTTTTATACTGGAATCGTCTCTTTAAAATATATTCATAAAATGAGAAAAATTAACTATATTGGTTATTATTATCGATATCATACTTCTAGTACGATGAATCAGAAATATTCAGAAAAGAATCTTGATATTTTTAAAGTTGGCGAAAAATTATTAGAGGAATTTAGAGAAGATAATTGGTTACCTTATGTAGGGAATATGTTATTTTTAGTCGGTATTGGACATTTTAAAAAGTATAACATAAGAGTTGGACATCCATATTATCAGTTATATATTGATGAGATTAATAAATATGCCAAAATAGCTAAGAAATCATCAGATATTTTCAATTCTAGTAAACTATTAAGATGGTATAGTTATTCATCAAAATATTTTTTTAGTTTATATTATCCTCTGTATTTAAGATATTTAGACATTCGAAAAAAATGGAAAATTTAA
- a CDS encoding glycosyltransferase family 2 protein, which yields MISLIVPVYNVEEYLEECLESIRKQTYQDIEVILVNDGSTDGSQAICEYFCQTDKRFRLINQKNQGQSVARNHGVKESLGEYIMFVDSDDVIKANILDVLLSYMKADVDLVECSLVRNQEELHKNKPIRVIFEGNSTATIIKCIALKEVNYSPCAKLYRREIIEKVPFLEGVIYEDVYTGINFLKNIRKMVVVDLTGYYYRFSPNSTMTTSFNEKNLDIFKVGNQLIASFQDDAYLLPYIGYFMFYLGVSHYYRDGITKKSPCVSLYENFIKESAFIAKQSQEVVRKYRLLRMYFIAPKYFLTITHPVYQFLYKGWSKFRKLTHKRQMKELMNKND from the coding sequence ATGATTAGCTTAATCGTTCCAGTTTATAACGTGGAAGAATATCTGGAAGAATGTCTAGAAAGTATTCGAAAGCAAACCTATCAAGATATAGAAGTCATTTTAGTCAATGATGGTTCAACAGATGGCTCCCAAGCTATTTGTGAGTATTTTTGCCAAACAGATAAGCGTTTCCGATTGATCAATCAAAAAAATCAAGGTCAAAGTGTAGCCAGAAATCATGGCGTAAAAGAATCCCTTGGTGAATATATCATGTTTGTCGATAGTGATGATGTCATTAAAGCAAATATACTAGACGTATTACTATCCTATATGAAGGCGGATGTGGATTTAGTAGAATGTAGTCTTGTTCGCAATCAAGAAGAATTGCATAAAAATAAACCGATTCGAGTTATTTTCGAAGGTAATTCAACGGCAACCATTATTAAATGTATAGCACTTAAAGAAGTGAATTATTCCCCATGTGCAAAATTATATAGAAGAGAAATTATTGAAAAAGTTCCATTTTTAGAAGGTGTTATTTACGAGGATGTTTATACAGGAATTAATTTTTTAAAAAATATTCGAAAAATGGTAGTTGTTGATTTAACTGGGTATTATTACCGATTTAGTCCGAATAGTACTATGACAACTTCTTTTAATGAGAAAAATTTAGATATTTTTAAAGTTGGAAATCAATTAATAGCATCCTTCCAAGATGATGCATATTTATTACCGTATATTGGATACTTTATGTTTTATCTAGGGGTTAGTCATTATTACAGAGATGGCATTACGAAGAAGAGTCCTTGTGTTAGTTTGTATGAGAATTTTATAAAGGAGTCTGCTTTTATTGCGAAGCAATCTCAAGAAGTTGTTCGAAAATACCGTTTACTAAGAATGTATTTCATAGCGCCAAAATATTTTTTAACGATTACTCATCCAGTGTATCAGTTTCTGTATAAAGGATGGAGTAAATTTAGAAAGTTGACTCACAAAAGACAAATGAAGGAGCTTATGAACAAAAATGATTAG
- a CDS encoding glycosyltransferase family 2 protein: MISVIVPVYNVETYLEECLDSIQNQTYTDFEVLLVNDGSTDGSKAICERYCKENRRFHLLNQENQGLSAARNTGVAASRGEFIVFVDSDDMILANYLETLMHYMREDVDIVESQFTVSNEEFLAKSFKEPSILFEGNSQEAVKIFPKHVLNVNAVTKLYRRSIVEAVPYIDGVIFEDVYCGIGMLKYIRKIIKIDYKGYYYRQHQASIMHRTFTPKNLDIFTVSDQLIDLYSDREELLPYIGSFLVHVATMHYQDYIQKGNPYADVYNQKLADYVTITKKNPELAKSSRMIRLYNICPKYYNSIIFPVYHFLWKLKNGIRK; the protein is encoded by the coding sequence ATGATTAGTGTAATCGTACCTGTTTATAATGTAGAAACTTATCTGGAAGAATGTTTAGACAGCATTCAAAACCAAACCTACACAGACTTTGAAGTCCTTTTAGTCAATGATGGTTCAACAGATGGATCAAAAGCTATTTGTGAACGTTATTGTAAAGAGAATCGTCGCTTTCACTTGTTGAATCAAGAAAATCAAGGATTGAGCGCTGCACGAAATACTGGTGTAGCAGCTTCAAGAGGAGAGTTTATTGTATTTGTGGATAGTGATGACATGATTCTAGCGAACTATTTAGAAACCTTAATGCACTATATGCGTGAAGACGTAGATATTGTGGAAAGTCAGTTTACCGTATCTAACGAGGAATTTCTTGCTAAAAGTTTTAAAGAACCAAGTATTCTATTCGAAGGGAACTCTCAAGAAGCAGTAAAAATTTTCCCTAAACATGTTTTAAATGTTAATGCAGTTACAAAACTTTATAGAAGATCAATTGTTGAAGCTGTTCCTTATATAGATGGGGTGATTTTTGAAGATGTTTATTGTGGAATTGGAATGTTAAAATATATTCGAAAAATCATTAAGATTGATTATAAAGGTTATTATTATCGACAACATCAAGCTAGTATCATGCATCGAACCTTTACTCCTAAAAATTTAGATATCTTTACAGTCAGTGACCAATTAATAGACTTATATTCTGATAGGGAAGAACTTCTTCCTTACATTGGCAGCTTCCTAGTTCATGTAGCAACCATGCATTATCAAGACTATATCCAAAAAGGAAATCCATATGCAGATGTCTATAATCAGAAATTAGCCGACTATGTAACTATCACCAAGAAAAATCCTGAGCTTGCAAAAAGTTCGCGTATGATTCGCCTCTATAATATTTGTCCAAAATATTATAATTCGATCATTTTCCCTGTTTATCATTTTTTGTGGAAACTAAAAAATGGAATTAGAAAGTAA
- a CDS encoding CDP-glycerol glycerophosphotransferase family protein has product MINYLKPLLFKVSDFTYKINKMIPKKRNRIVLYSNWGFRDNLRTLYHYLVDNDYQETYEIVCASNDFYHLEKENDIKYVSIYRGFFYFLTSKYFFYSFGKYPVKPASKQMVVNLWHGMPLKKIGNLEVGMEKIDYNFFTKLVSSSDLFTPIMKAAFNAKDEQMLLVGNIRNDELFKEKEEKKIIWMPTYRNSKNYHDSQAALIFSLEEEDFKNIEELLSNYGYQLYIKLHPLEESQLKFEMNASTIHLLTEDIISEQYGTLYTFLGTTSALITDYSSVFLDYYLLNRPVAFTINDYEEYKEKRGFVFEDVKSLMVGSVIRDSHDLLDFLENVMKSEDPYIDERKKVNNKVNAIQKDFTKTLLDEIGLRK; this is encoded by the coding sequence ATGATCAACTATTTAAAACCCTTACTGTTCAAAGTAAGTGATTTTACTTATAAAATAAATAAAATGATTCCCAAGAAAAGGAACAGAATTGTTCTCTATTCTAATTGGGGGTTCAGAGATAATCTTAGAACACTTTATCACTATTTAGTGGATAATGACTATCAGGAAACATATGAGATCGTTTGTGCTTCAAATGATTTTTATCATTTAGAAAAAGAGAATGATATAAAGTATGTTTCAATTTATCGAGGTTTCTTTTATTTTTTAACATCTAAATATTTTTTCTATTCTTTTGGCAAGTATCCTGTAAAGCCTGCTTCAAAGCAGATGGTTGTCAACTTGTGGCATGGAATGCCCTTGAAAAAAATTGGCAATCTTGAAGTTGGCATGGAAAAGATTGACTATAATTTCTTTACAAAATTAGTCTCTTCTTCAGATTTATTTACTCCAATTATGAAAGCAGCCTTTAATGCTAAAGACGAGCAGATGCTTCTTGTTGGTAATATTCGAAATGATGAACTCTTTAAAGAGAAAGAAGAGAAGAAAATTATCTGGATGCCAACCTACCGTAATTCTAAAAACTATCATGATAGCCAAGCAGCATTGATTTTTTCATTAGAAGAAGAGGATTTTAAAAACATTGAAGAACTACTCTCAAACTATGGCTATCAACTTTATATTAAACTCCATCCTCTTGAGGAATCTCAGTTGAAATTTGAAATGAATGCTTCGACGATTCATCTATTGACAGAAGATATCATTAGTGAGCAATATGGGACTTTATATACCTTTTTAGGAACAACCAGTGCATTGATTACAGATTATTCTTCAGTATTTTTAGATTATTATTTATTAAATAGGCCAGTTGCATTTACGATTAATGATTATGAGGAATACAAGGAAAAAAGAGGCTTTGTGTTTGAAGATGTGAAGAGTTTAATGGTGGGAAGTGTCATTCGTGATTCGCATGACTTATTAGACTTTCTAGAGAATGTCATGAAATCTGAAGATCCTTATATTGACGAACGAAAAAAAGTCAATAACAAGGTAAATGCCATTCAAAAAGATTTTACAAAGACACTTTTGGATGAAATTGGATTAAGGAAATAA
- a CDS encoding glycosyltransferase, whose protein sequence is MKYQVIHVTGGVRNTMSGVQSFIKNHIPTDDQEFEYMVGESNGDAHFPFNQYLDEKEIKRIVFPALQISKLFAYARECRQFYERNKIDILHVHNPITAFIHNYYARKNGVPVRIYHNHSSQFSDTWLKSIRNRFLVFLALKNATHRVSCGQLAGLKIFGKKSFQILPNAIDIDKYRFSPTFREEIRKEFHIAEHQKVVGMIGILNPFKNQSFLIEVAKELPDVTFVFVGEGPDRAILEEKSKEVKNIIFTGKREDVHKFYSAFDIFAFPSLYEGFPIVLVEAQCSGVDILMNETIDPTTQIVSELCTAMPLDKAKWVNYIKKAPIKKKQRQLNEHLKQFDIEENVQNLKEIYKQGLKRE, encoded by the coding sequence ATGAAATATCAAGTCATACATGTAACAGGTGGTGTAAGGAATACCATGAGCGGGGTACAAAGTTTTATAAAGAATCATATCCCAACTGATGATCAAGAATTTGAATATATGGTTGGCGAGTCAAATGGCGACGCTCATTTCCCATTTAATCAATACCTAGATGAAAAAGAAATCAAACGCATTGTATTTCCTGCCCTACAGATTTCTAAACTATTTGCCTATGCGAGAGAGTGCCGACAATTTTATGAAAGGAATAAGATTGACATTCTCCATGTCCATAATCCTATAACCGCTTTTATACATAATTACTATGCTCGAAAAAATGGTGTCCCAGTTAGGATTTACCACAATCATAGTAGCCAATTTTCAGATACTTGGTTGAAAAGTATTCGCAATCGATTTTTGGTCTTTTTGGCTTTGAAAAATGCGACCCATCGTGTCTCTTGTGGCCAATTAGCTGGACTGAAGATATTTGGAAAGAAATCCTTTCAAATCCTTCCAAATGCAATTGACATCGATAAGTATCGCTTTTCTCCGACTTTTCGAGAAGAGATTCGCAAAGAGTTTCATATAGCTGAACATCAAAAAGTAGTAGGGATGATTGGTATTTTAAATCCTTTCAAGAATCAGAGTTTTTTGATTGAAGTTGCTAAAGAATTACCTGACGTTACCTTTGTCTTTGTTGGTGAAGGTCCAGATCGTGCCATTTTAGAAGAGAAAAGTAAGGAAGTGAAGAATATCATCTTTACAGGAAAAAGAGAAGATGTTCATAAGTTTTATTCAGCCTTTGATATCTTTGCCTTTCCTTCTTTGTATGAAGGTTTCCCAATCGTGCTGGTAGAGGCTCAGTGTTCTGGAGTCGATATTCTCATGAATGAAACGATTGATCCAACAACTCAGATCGTTAGTGAACTTTGCACAGCCATGCCTCTAGATAAGGCTAAATGGGTAAACTACATAAAAAAGGCGCCTATCAAGAAGAAACAACGACAGCTAAATGAACACCTAAAGCAGTTTGATATTGAAGAAAATGTTCAAAATTTAAAAGAAATTTATAAGCAAGGTTTAAAAAGAGAATGA
- the tagD gene encoding glycerol-3-phosphate cytidylyltransferase translates to MKRVITYGTFDLLHYGHINLLKRAKALGDYLIVGLSTNEFNRLEKNKECYFDYEKRKSLLEAIRYVDLVIPEENWDQKISDIEKYHADVFVIGDDWQGKFDYLSDMGIEVVYLPRTKEISTSKIKNDLNQGN, encoded by the coding sequence ATGAAGAGAGTCATTACATACGGAACATTTGATTTATTGCATTATGGTCATATTAATCTCTTAAAAAGGGCAAAAGCTTTGGGAGATTATTTGATTGTAGGATTATCCACCAATGAATTTAATAGACTAGAAAAAAATAAAGAATGTTATTTCGATTACGAAAAAAGAAAATCGCTATTAGAGGCTATCAGATATGTGGATCTTGTCATACCAGAAGAAAATTGGGATCAAAAAATCTCAGACATCGAAAAGTATCATGCTGATGTCTTTGTCATTGGAGATGATTGGCAGGGCAAGTTTGATTATTTAAGTGATATGGGGATAGAGGTTGTTTACCTACCACGAACAAAAGAAATTTCAACCTCTAAGATAAAGAATGATTTGAATCAAGGAAACTAG
- a CDS encoding glycosyltransferase yields MKKETPSNLRKSLLSSYQQTLKPTEIILVCDGELTEELEIEIQKLQREIPILKVFHLPENLGSGPASLFGVNQCQTEFIARMDSDDYSLETRFEKQAVAFEKNPNLIMVGSNILEKNTEFTALKKVPETTAEIRQYSKMRNPFNNPSSMMKKKYILKAGNYRKFRYLEDYDLTMRLLHDNPTKDFLNIQDPLVVMQTNDSSYLRRGGFLYVKTDFMLQLDFYRRRDISLVEFLRNIFLRNAVRILPNSVRKWVYRKKMREDVEVVRKI; encoded by the coding sequence ATAAAAAAAGAGACTCCTAGCAATTTAAGGAAAAGTTTACTAAGTTCTTATCAGCAGACCCTTAAACCGACAGAAATCATTTTAGTTTGTGATGGCGAATTGACTGAAGAGTTAGAAATAGAAATCCAAAAGTTGCAGAGAGAGATTCCGATTTTAAAAGTTTTTCATTTACCTGAAAATTTAGGCTCAGGACCAGCCTCTCTCTTTGGAGTCAATCAATGCCAAACAGAATTCATTGCTAGAATGGACAGTGATGATTATTCTCTAGAAACAAGGTTTGAAAAGCAAGCAGTAGCCTTTGAAAAAAATCCCAACCTCATCATGGTTGGTTCCAATATCCTAGAGAAAAATACAGAGTTTACCGCCTTAAAGAAAGTACCAGAAACTACAGCCGAAATTCGTCAATATTCGAAAATGAGAAATCCCTTTAATAATCCATCGAGTATGATGAAAAAAAAATATATCTTGAAGGCTGGTAATTATCGTAAGTTCCGCTATCTAGAGGATTATGACCTCACAATGAGATTGTTACACGATAATCCAACCAAGGATTTTTTGAATATCCAGGATCCCTTGGTTGTCATGCAGACTAACGATTCTAGCTATCTGCGTAGAGGCGGTTTCTTGTATGTAAAGACGGACTTTATGCTCCAATTAGATTTTTATCGTAGAAGAGACATTAGTCTAGTAGAATTTCTTAGAAATATTTTCCTTCGTAATGCGGTTCGAATTCTTCCGAATTCAGTTAGGAAATGGGTCTATAGGAAAAAAATGAGAGAAGATGTAGAGGTGGTTAGGAAGATATGA
- a CDS encoding EpsG family protein, translated as MTIYLLMFVYVSFLAFFSLKYEDKAKELGFLVLPTFFFFLIIAGFRTSSVGGDLGTYIHIFESNHLQLPDLSNLFRSRFELGYLVSNIFLRNFSEHYPFLLFSYAFITLIAWFLVLYKHSKNVYMSLLIYFSSLGLFFYSLSNIRQGLAIALSFLGFHYVVKNKKILAWVFILLTPLFHTSGIVCLLFFPLKKIVLNKRIYQFVFLVFLIILPFIKQIATIFISFFPQYTSYLESSWFLESNKWAPVFLTIWYGIVLIFGELVIRKQKLSTEEEFIRTLFFISFLFTASTLQTSLFGRFAHYFTPFICLYIPMILSKIGDKKVQWILFYLMILVYASIFLVIVYFKADWYHVVTYRSVIVDWLFGN; from the coding sequence ATGACAATCTATCTTTTAATGTTCGTCTATGTCTCTTTTCTTGCCTTTTTCTCATTGAAATATGAGGATAAAGCAAAAGAATTAGGTTTCCTTGTTCTTCCGACTTTTTTCTTTTTTTTAATCATTGCGGGTTTTCGTACTTCTAGCGTCGGAGGAGACTTAGGAACTTATATCCATATTTTTGAATCGAATCATTTACAACTTCCGGATTTATCAAATCTATTTCGTTCTCGATTTGAACTTGGTTATTTAGTAAGTAATATTTTTCTAAGAAACTTTAGTGAGCACTATCCATTTTTATTATTTTCTTATGCCTTTATAACTTTAATTGCCTGGTTTCTTGTGCTTTATAAGCATTCTAAAAATGTTTACATGAGTTTACTGATTTACTTCAGCTCGTTAGGACTCTTTTTTTATTCTTTATCAAATATCAGGCAAGGTCTAGCAATCGCTTTAAGTTTTTTAGGGTTTCACTACGTAGTAAAAAACAAGAAGATTTTAGCATGGGTATTTATCTTACTAACTCCCTTATTTCATACATCTGGTATCGTCTGCCTCTTGTTTTTCCCTCTTAAAAAAATCGTTTTAAACAAAAGAATATATCAATTTGTGTTTCTTGTATTTCTAATCATCTTACCTTTTATCAAACAAATTGCAACTATCTTTATTTCTTTCTTTCCCCAGTATACTTCCTATCTGGAGTCATCATGGTTTTTGGAAAGCAATAAATGGGCACCTGTATTTTTAACAATTTGGTATGGTATCGTTCTGATCTTTGGTGAATTAGTGATTAGAAAACAGAAGTTATCGACTGAAGAAGAATTTATAAGAACTTTGTTCTTTATCTCCTTTTTATTTACTGCGTCAACTTTGCAAACAAGTCTTTTTGGCAGATTCGCACACTATTTTACCCCCTTTATTTGCCTATATATCCCTATGATTTTATCTAAAATAGGTGACAAAAAAGTTCAATGGATTTTATTTTATTTGATGATATTGGTTTACGCTTCAATCTTTCTAGTCATTGTTTATTTTAAAGCTGACTGGTACCATGTCGTTACCTACCGTTCAGTTATTGTAGATTGGTTATTTGGAAATTAG
- a CDS encoding CpsD/CapB family tyrosine-protein kinase has translation MHIEVIHNSKSIVAESFRTLRSNLQFSEFGKNIKIIVVTSANPNEGKSEVSINLAASLAQQGKKVIIIDADMRKPTQHKLTEVSNTEGLSTFLLKRSGVDSINHLTINDVNLDVLTSGPVPPNPSEMLASSSMDETLKAFEDFYDYVIIDTPPLLAATDAQVLASISDATLLVVDIKKSKRRQIIEAKRRLDHVGARLLGVIMNKMDSHKDTYYYYY, from the coding sequence ATGCATATCGAAGTTATTCATAACAGTAAATCCATCGTAGCTGAGTCCTTTAGAACTTTAAGGAGTAATCTTCAGTTCTCAGAATTTGGAAAAAATATTAAAATCATTGTCGTTACAAGTGCCAACCCAAATGAAGGAAAGAGTGAAGTCAGTATCAATCTTGCTGCCTCATTGGCTCAACAAGGGAAAAAAGTGATTATCATAGACGCAGATATGCGTAAACCAACCCAACATAAATTAACAGAGGTAAGTAATACCGAGGGTCTCAGCACCTTCTTATTAAAAAGATCTGGTGTAGATTCCATTAATCATCTAACGATAAATGATGTGAATTTAGATGTACTGACTTCAGGACCTGTTCCGCCTAATCCTTCTGAGATGTTAGCTAGTTCTTCGATGGATGAAACACTTAAAGCATTTGAAGATTTTTATGACTATGTCATTATCGATACACCTCCCTTGCTAGCAGCAACTGATGCCCAAGTTTTAGCCAGTATTTCGGATGCTACCCTTCTGGTAGTAGATATCAAAAAATCAAAACGACGACAAATAATAGAAGCAAAAAGAAGATTAGACCATGTTGGAGCTAGACTACTTGGTGTGATAATGAATAAAATGGATTCACATAAAGACACCTATTATTACTATTATTAA